The Halotia branconii CENA392 region ATTGTGCCGTTTTTCCCAGTCTTTACGAACCCTTTGGTATTGTAGCTTTAGAAAGCTTTGCTTCTCGCGTTCCCGTGGTAGTTTCTAATACTGGAGGTTTTCCAGAAGTAGTACAACACACTAGAACAGGTGTTGTTACCTGGATTAATAATTCTGAATCTTTAGCTTGGGGAATTTTAGAAGTTTTAAAAAATCCCGGTTATCGGCAATGGTTGATTGATAATGCTTACAAGGATTTAGAAAAACGCTTTAGCTGGCCGAAACTAGCCAAGCAAACAGAAGATGTTTATCAGCGAGTTGTACGAGAGCGATCGCAAGTTGTATGGTAACAAAATGTCGAGTTACACCGAGTTTTCCGCAGATTAGCCCAGATAATTAATTGTTACTCTGGGTTATTTAGCGTAAAAAAACAGTACAAACCCTGTACGCTGGAAATTTTGCCTGCTCTGATGCGAAAGTTAGCAATAATTGCAGTTTGCACCAAAAGCTGACTATGACACAGGCATTTCCCAATATAGCAAGATGGTTGAAGACTGTAGGAAGTAATTTGATGAAGATGGGAGCTTCAATCATCACCCGTCTTACAGCATACCTGAAACCCAACTTCCAGAGCAACACTCTCGATGTTCATCCCTCCTTAGCTGGGCCTGTCCTGAATATAGGTGGAGGTGGCATTGATGTAGAGGAAGCCATCCAGTGGATGATTAACCAAGTCAGAGGAACTACTAACCACACCTCCAAAGTTAATGTTATTGTACTTCGCACTTACGGCGATGACGATTATAATCGGCTGATTTATGCCATGAAAGGCGTGAACTATGTTGAGACTTTAGTAATTAGCAATAAAAACGATGCTAATAAAGCTGAGATTGTACAAAAAGTGAGAAATGCTGATGTCATCTTCTTTGCTGGTGGCGACCAATGCCAATACATCCGCAGTTGGAAAAACAGTAAGCTAGAGACTGCCATTGAATCAGTTTATGCCAAAGGCGGTGCTATTGGTGGCACTAGCGCAGGAGCAATGATCCAAAGTCAATATATCTACGATGCTTGTGCTTCTTCTGAAGAAGGCATTGAAACTAAAGATGCACTTGTTGATCCCTATAAGGATATTACCTTCACTTACAACTTGTTTCCTTGGAAATATCTCAAAGGAACTATTATAGATACCCACTTTGACAGACGTAAAAGAATGGGTAGAATAATGGCTTTTATTGCCCGTCAAATTCAAGATGGTGTATCACAAAGTGTTTTAGGAATAGCCATTAGTGAGGAGACATCGGTTGTTGTAGATAAATATGGTTTGGCGAAAGTTATGGGTAGAGGTGCAGCATATTTTGTATTAGGAGATCATCAGCCTGAAGTATGCAAACCCCGAACTCCTCTAACATTTTCCGACTACAAAATTTGGAGAGTTCCCTATGGTGATACTTTCGATTTAAAAAACAGACCCACAAGAGGTTATTATCTCAGAAGTGTTAGGCAGGGAAGATTTAGCTCAGATCCTTATTGAGATGAGAGGGGGTCAGTTGTCAATTGTCAGTTGTTAGCTGTTTTTGATCTGGTTTAATACCCCAACCCACTTGACAACAGTTGCTACAATTTGCTATTGACCACTAACCACTGACCACTGACCACTTCTAAACCAATGTTGCTTGCTTGCGTAAACTTTGAATAGTAGCGATCGCATGTTTCGCTACAATATCAATCTCTGCTTGAGTATTAAAACGTCCAATACCAAATCGCACTGAAGCATAAGCTAATTTTTCTGAATGTCCCAATGCTGTCAGCACATGAGAAGGTGCAGTAGTTGTTGACGAACAAGCAGAACCAGAAGATACTGCCATCACTGGCTGTAATCCTAGTAAAAGTGCAGCCCCATCTACTCCCTCAACGCTGATATTCAAGTTTCCTGCTAGTCGTTGGGTAGCATTTCCGTTGAGGTGAACTTTTTCTACTTGAGAAAGTTCTTCCCACAATCTTTGCCTTAACTGGGTGAGACGTTGAGTTTCTGTCGCTTGTTCTGTCAAAGCTATTTCTACAGCTTTACCAAAGCCGACAATTTGGGGCGTATACAGAGTCCCAGAACGCATCCCTCGTTCATGTCCACCGCCATGCTGTTGGGGGGCAATTTGGACTCTGGGGTTGCGCCTACGCACATATAACGCCCCAATACCTTTAGGGCCGTAGACTTTATGGGCAGTTAGCGACATCAAGTCAATTTTCATCGCTTCCACATCTAAAGGAATTTTACCAATAGCTTGGGCTGCATCTGTGTGAAATAAAACTTGGCGATCGCGGCAGATTGCGCTAATCTCAGCTAAAGGCTGTAATACTCCTATTTCATTATTTGCAGCCATTACTGATACCAAAATTGTTTCAGGACGAATAGCTGTTTCTAACTGAGTTAAATCAATTATTCCGTCTTTTTTAACTGGCAGAATAGTAATTTCAAAACCCAGTGTTTTCAAATATTGGCAAGGGTCAAGCACTGCACTATGTTCAGTCGCAATAGTAATAATATGTTGACCTTTTTGAAAATAAGCTTCAGCAACACCTTTAATCGCTAAATTATTCGCTTCTGTTGCACCGCTAGTAAAAACAATTTCTTCCGGCGTGGCGTTAATTGCTGCTGCTAAAGTTTCCCGTGTTTGTTTGACGGCTGCTTCTGCTTCCCAACCATAAACATGGCTAATACTAGATGGATTGCCAAATTTTTCTGTAAAGTATGGGAGCATTGCTGCTAATACTCGTTCATCTACAGGTGTAGTAGCATGGCAATCGAGATATATAGGGTGATTAGACATAAAATTAACTCAAAATTTCACTTAGTTTTTTTAAAACACTGAGAACTTTATACAATTCATTTTCACGTTTTAAAAGCGTAAATTCGTCAGACATAGCATACTGATTTATAATTTCCTGAGCTAGTTTCAAAAAAGTAAAATGACTGCCATTAGTAACTAATCCAAACACAGGCTTTTTCGGATTAGGATTCGCTAGCATGTAAGTAAGTGCTTGAGGAATAGCTCCCAAAACAGAAAAACTGGGTTTTTTGGATTCAATTACTAATAACCATAATTGTTCTTGAATAATTAAAATATTAATTCTACCTCTGACAACTTCCCCTTCATCGTCCGCAGATATTTCTATCGATTGTTCACTTCTAATTAAAAAAGGTTCATCATAAAATCCAGCTAGACTAAGTATAGGAGATAATACTACTAATTTCACCGTTTCTTCTGACAATGGAGGATGTTTCACTAAGCGAAGAAAGTGAAATTTTACCTTATCTAAAGATTGTTTTTCTAAAACCGTAATTTCTGATAATTTTTCTAGCCATTCTGTAAAAAATGCATCATTTTCTGCTAATTGCAGATTAAATCTTTCTTCCAGATAGGCCAGTCCGACATTTTGTGCTTGGATGACTTGAATCATAGTTAAGCGAAAGACCCATAATAACTATAACCAGCAGGACTTACGCAAGGACGCATAGACGCGTCAGCGGCTACTCCTACGAGTTCTCCGTAAGGAGTACCCGCAGGGTAGAACGCAAAGGTAAGAGGGATTTAGAGAGTGATTGCGTAAGTCCTAATCAGTAATAAACTAGACTTTTCAAATAACCTCTAACCTCTGAGCTTTTCTTAATGAAGATTCGCTTTTCGCAGATATTAGACCTCTTGCATAAATATCTTTTTGTCTCACGCAAAGACGCAAAGACGCAAAGAAGAAGCTAAGAATAAGGACTTTTGCAAGAAGTCTATTTATATCAATTGTTGACTTCTAATCAAAAAAAGCTAACGAGTCATCTGTTGAGTTCATTCCGGACAACCTGAATAAATTCCTGCACAGCATCATACTGGTCAGGCATAGCAATATAATGTAGCAGTAAAGTAGGGTCTAAATCGGAAAAAAATCCACTCCGGTCTACTTCACAATATTCGCCTTGCTCAGTCAGGCGGAATATTTTTATAGAGTTTGATTTCCAAAACCAAACTTCAGGCACTTTTTTGGGTTTATATAACTCTTTCCTGTTAATAGTTCCACTGGTGACGATAATTTCAATTACAATGTCTGGTGTTTCTTTATTGCTTCCAATGCAATAAGACTCATCAGGTGTACCAGAAGCATACCCAGGTTCTTCTATGGTAAAACCACCGCGACCGTAAAACCGGATACCCAACTCTTTCATGTAAGCTTCTAGTAAATAACCGAGAGTTGTTTTCACATACTCATGCTTATCTCCTACGGGAGACATAATTTCCATTACCCCTGCTAAATAGGTTAGTCTGACTTCTCGGTTACTTTCTAACTGTGCTTCTATAATTTTGAACTGCTCCCAAGAAATACCGCGCACAGTTACCAATTTTTCTTCTGTCGGCTGCTCTAAAACTGGGATACTCATATCAACACTTCCTTATCTACTGCTATTTTGATATAAACTCCCAAAGTTGGCAGCATTTGCTCAACTTGTTCAAGCTTTGCTCTTTTCCTGATAACCAGTACCAAAGTTCCATCCCTAACTTTGTAATTACACAAGTATAGATTTTATCTAGTGAGCTTTCATTTGATTGACTAAATGGGTAAGTTCTGGTAGTATTATTTTTTCCATACCTAACTGCACAGCGTTACTAGAACCGGGTAAAGAGAAGATTAATTTTTGTTGATAAATACCAGCAACAGCGCGAGAGGCGATCGCTCGTGAACCAATTTCTTGGTAACTTAAAAATCGAAACAACTCGCCAAATCCCGGCAAGGTTTTTTCTAGCAACTTTTCAATAGCATCATAGGTGGTATCCCTCGGCGCTATTCCCGTGCCACCATTAAAAATTACAACGTCTAAATTTGTATTTTGACCCAGCAGTTCTATCTGTGCTTGAATCTGCGCTGGTTCATCTTTAATAATTGCATAGGCTGCTACGGTATGGTTAGCATCAAGGAGCAATTGTTGGATTAGCTGACCACTCTTGTCTGTTTGAGGAGAACGTGTATCGCTGACAGTAACAACAGCACAAGTTACTGAAATTCCTGGTAAGTTTGGGTGAGGTTGTGATGTCATTGTTATTAGTCATCAGTAATTAGGCATGGGAAGTGTGCATTCAGATAAAGATTTAATGCCCCGTGCCTATTCCCCATGCCCAAAAATTCTACCTACAAGAGGTAGAGTTTTTATTAAGCTTTGTTAAATCCCAAGTCATGTTCTGCGGCATAGCGCTCCATAAAACGCATAAAACGTTCCCATTCTTCAGCCGATTTCATCAAATGAAGGGCTTCTAATGCTTCCGGTTTACCATTGACGAATTTACCCTTAACTTCGCGGGTAACTATTTCTCCTTCTTCGTCAATTAAGTACATACCGGTAACTTCTTCGGTGCTGTCTTGAGCCAAAATCTGAGGATTTGTAAAAATAAACGTTGCTGTGCCACTATCGCCACTGCGCGATCGCGTTAAGCGTACTTCTGGAATTACTTCTTCGTCAATACCTCTAGAAAACTGAATTTTCGCCATGATAAATGAATTTAAACTTTTGTGATGGTTAATTTAATATTCTCTCATTATTTAGAACTTCAATGTAGTCGAGCGTCTTGATATTTACTTTGTGTGTATTTAACTATAAAATCTAGTTTTTAAGTATAAAAATGCGTAATTGTTAGTTTCAACTACGAGTTATATAATTGCGCCAAGTTAATCAATAGATCTATATAGAGCAAATGCTCGCTTTGAAGAAGCATACGGCGATGCCTACAACAGAGGCATCGCGGATTTTAGATCAAATCTAAAATCCCCAATCGAGTTACCGATTTACTGCCGCAGCTTCTCGCGCCGCAGCTGCTTGATCTGGGTGGATACCTAAGCGTGTGAGATTGATCCGTCCCTTATTGTCAATCTCGCGCACTTTGATAATCACTTCATCCCCGACTGCAACTTCATCTTCAACTTTGCCCACACGGTAGTCAGCTAATTGAGAAATGTGGATCATGCCTTCTTTCCCAGGCAAAAATTCCACAAATGCACCAATTGGGATAATTCGAGTAATTCGACCTGCATAAACATCCCCTTCATGCAGCTTGCGAGTCATGCCTTGAACGATGTTACGGGCTTTTTTCGCTTTGCTCTCATCTACAGCAGAAATTGTCACCGTGCCATCATCTTCAATGTCGATTTTGGCTCCTGTTTCTTCAGTGATGCCCTTAATTGTTTTGCCTCCAGGGCCAATGACAAGACCGATCATGTCTGGATCAATCTTGATTGTCAGCAAACGTGGAGCATAAGGTGAGGTTTCAATACGTGGTTGCTCGATTGTTTGCAGCATTTTCTCTAGAATATGCAATCGAGCTGATTTAGCTTGGTGGACTGCTTGAGCAATAACTTCTAACGACAGACCGGAGATTTTCATATCCATCTGTAAGGCGGTAATGCCAGTATCTGTGCCGGCAACTTTGAAGTCCATATCGCCCAAAAAGTCTTCAATGCCTTGAATGTCGGTGAGGACTCGCACTTCATCCCCTTCTTTAATTAGACCCATTGCTGCACCGCTAACGGGTTTAAGAATTGGGACACCAGCATCCATCAGCGACAAGGTCGAACCACACACCGAACCCATTGAAGTGGAACCGTTAGAAGAAAGCACTTCCGATACGACACGAATCACGTAGGGGAATTGTTCTTTTGGTGGTAGCACAGGTAAAAGCGATCGCTCTGCTAAAGCGCCGTGACCAATTTCTCTTCTACCAGGGGCGCGTAATGGCTTGGTTTCCCCAACTGAAAAAGGTGGGAAATTATAATGATGCAGGTAGCGTTTAGATTGGTCTGTTTGCAAATCATCGTTGAGGTTTTGGGCATCTCCCGGTGTACCGAGAGTACAAGTAGATAATACTTGGGTTAGCCCTCTGTTGAATAAGCCGCTGCCGTGGACTCGTTGAGGTAAGACCCCAACTTGACAAGAAACAGGACGTACTTCATCTAGTTTACGACCATCCACACGCACGTTATCTTCAATGATTTGACGACGCATGAAGTGTTTGGTAATGCCTTTAAAAGTATTGCCCAATGCCTTGGTATTTGCGGTTGAGGCAACTTTAATTGGGTCTTCTTCTGGTAGCTCGGCGATCGCAGTAGCAATTGTTTCTTTGACTGCATCTAAAGCATCATCTCGTTCGGCTTTGGTAAACTGAAATTGAGCCAGGATTTTCTTAATCTCATCGCTAGCGCGATCGCGGATATAATTTTCCAGAGTTTGGTCTACTTCTGGTGGTTCTTCCTGGACTAGTGTCAGACCTAGTTCTGCGACTAAATCTTGCTGTGCTTTGATTAAGTCTCGCACTGCTTCATAGCCAAAATCAATCGCCTCGATAATATCTCGCTCTGGCAACTGATTGGCTCCTGCTTCCACCATGATTACGCCATCTGGTGAACCTGCTACTACTAGATCCAAGTCTCCATTTTCAGCTTCTGCATAAGTGGGGTTAATAATAAAGTCATCTCCCACTAAACCGACTCGTACCGCTGCCATTGGCCCATTAAAGGGAATTTGAGCAATCAAGGTAGCAATGGAAGCGCCTGTAACTGCTAATACATCGGGTGGAACTAGCTCGTCCATCGACAGTGTTACGGCGATAATTTGCAAGTCATCCCGCAACCATGAGGGGAACAAAGGACGTAAGGGACGGTCTATCAAACGACTAGTAAGAATTGCTTTTTCTGGTGGACGACCTTCACGCCGCATGATTCCTCCAGGAATCCTACCCGCGGCATACATTCTTTCTTCGTAATCTACGGTAAGGGGTAGAAAATCAATACCTTCTCTACCCTTTGAGCGCGTAGCTGTCACCAAAACAGCTGTGTCCCCTGATTCTATCAAAACTGATCCACCAGCCTGGGGAGCTAGTAGGCCTACCTTCAGTCGAATATCCCTGCCATCGAAGGATATTGACTTATCAACTTCTGCCATTCAGTTTTTTTTCCTTCTATTTTCGCTATTCTCTCTTCTGTGGCAATCCTAACATTTATGCCCTAAGGCTGACTTCTGTTACATACAAAGCTCAACAAGTCGTTTAATACTGAACACAATACATCCACAGGAGTAAATTTGACTGCTTTTTGCCTGAGCAACTAGTAGTCTGTCAACCCAAAACCGTGCTGACTCAACTTTATAAGCTTTTCATTGATTAGGAATGGGTGGTTTATTTCCGCCTAACTGTACTAGTTGTACAATAGAACCAGCGTGACAAGTATAGCTATACTAATCAGAAAAAAGTTTGATTTTAGATAAAACACTTTGTTGTGTGTAGCATTTTGGACACTTTGATTACTCAAGTAGTTTGTTTTTAGGAATTTATAATATAGTTCACCAACCTTTTTTATACTTGGTAAAAACGGATTATTTCGATATTTAATTTTTTATTTTATTATATAAGAATGTTATAAATCAATAATACTATTTATCAGCTAATAAAAAACGAAATAAACATGTATTTAATATCTTAAGTTTGACAAAAATCAAAGTAGCTAAAAAATGGCAATTTTACACGGAAATTGGTTGCACAAAAATCAAAGTAGTTGTTTATTTATTTGGGGAGAAACTTGGCGTTCATTGCGGGTAAATTTTCAGTTGGATGAATCTACAGATATACCTCTACATCCATTAGCTATGACATCTGTGGAGTTAAGTGAGTGGTTACAAGATTCACCAAAAATAAAAATTTCTCACTTCATGCAGTCATTCCAAGCTGCTATAACAAGTACTAATAAAAAGCCCAAAAAAACAACTTCTACAGAGATAAATCTACCAAAAAAATGCCAAATAATTGCTTTACCCACTCATATTTCAGACAACAGTAAAGCAGCTAACGCATCTATGTTTCCTGTGCATTCTGCGAACTTGGGACTTGAAATAGACTCGCCTCAATATCTACAACCGTGGCGAGTTGAAGGTTTTTGTCTCAATCCTAGCGAAGCAATCAAATTTTTGACTTCTATTCCTCTGAATGCTGCGAATGGAGAAGATGCCTCTTTAGGTAAAGATTTACGTTTTTGGTCACAGATTGCTCGTTGGAGTTTAGATTTAATTTCGCGGTCGAAGTTTTTACCCACTATCCAAAGGCAATCTGACAGTTCTATCGTTGCAAAATGGCAAGTACTTTTAGATAGTGCTATAGATGGAACCCGCTTAGAGAAATTTTCTGCGAAGATGCCATTAGCTTGCTGCACCTATCAAGAAAGCACTGAGTCGGCAGAAAAATACTTAGCAGTAGATTTACCTGTAGAACCTCAAGAATTATTACTAGAATTTCTCAACAATACAATAGATGCCCAAGTACGAGGGATGGTGGGTTCTCAACCTTTAATTGAAGCCAAAGTAATGGCATCTTTACCAATAGTGCTAAGACAGTGGTTACAGGCTTTAACTAATGCATCTCACCCAATTGATGCTGACGTTATAGGAGTGGAACGACTGGAAGCGGCACTTAAAGCTTGGATGATGCCACTGCAATACCAAATAACAGGGAAAAAACTGTTTCGTACCTGTTTGCAACTGCGTTCTCCAGAGTCTGGGGAAACAGATTGGATATTGGCGTATTTTCTTCAAGCAGCTGATGATCCCAATTTTTTAATAGATGCAGCCACAATTTGGAATAACCCAGTTGAGCAATTAATTTATCAAAATCGCACCATTGACCAACCGCAAGAAACATTTTTAAGGGGTTTGGGGTTAGCTTCAAGATTGTATCCAGTAATTGCTCCCAGCTTAGAAACTGCATCTCCTCAATTTTGTCATCTCAATCCATTACAGGCTTATGAATTTATTAAGTCTGTGGCTTGGAGGTTTGAAGATAGTGGTTTAGGAGTGATTTTACCTCCTAGTTTGGCGAACCGCGAAGGTTGGGCAAATCGTTTGGGATTAAAAATTAGTGCTGAAACACAAAAGCAAAAGCAGGGAAGATTAGGGTTGCAAAGTTTACTCAATTTTCAGTGGCAGTTGGCAATTGGGGGACAAACTATTTCTAAAACTGAGTTTGATCGGCTGGTAGCGTTGAATAGCCCACTAGTAGAAATTAATAACGAGTGGGTGGAGTTACGACCCCAAGATATTAAGACAGCCCAAGCTTTTTTTGCTTCTCGCAAAGATAAAATGGCACTTTCTTTAGAAGATGCTTTGCGCCTCAGCACTGGTGATACCCAAGCAATTGAAAAGTTACCAGTAGTTAGCTTTGAAGCTTCTGGGGCATTACAAGAGTTGATTGGAACATTAGCGAATAATCAGGCGATCGCACCTTTACCCACACCAGCCAGCTTCCAGGGACAGCTACGACCTTATCAAGAACGTGGTGCAGCTTGGTTGGCTTTCTTAGAACGTTGGGGCTTGGGTGCATGTCTGGCGGACGATATGGGATTGGGTAAGACAATTCAATTTATTGCCTTTCTCCTGCACCTGAAAGAACAGGACGCACTAGAAAAACCAACTTTGTTAGTTTGTCCAACTTCTGTGTTAGGTAACTGGGAACGAGAAGTTAAAAAGTTTGCCCCTAGTTTAAAAGTTTTGCAATATCACGGCGATAAGCGCCCTAAAGGTAAAGCTTTTACAGAAGCAATCAAAAACCAAGACTTAGTGATTACTAGTTATTCACTAGTTTATCGAGATATCAAATTATTACAGAGCCTTTCTTGGCAGGCGATCGTTTTAGATGAAGCTCAAAATGTCAAAAATCCAGAAGCGAAGCAATCACAAGCAATCCGACAATTAGAAACAACATTTCGCATTGCTTTAACAGGGACACCAGTAGAAAATAGATTGCAAGAATTATGGTCTATTTTAGATTTTCTCAACCCTGGTTATTTAGGTAATCGCCAATTTTTTCAGCGGCGGTTTGCCATGCCAATTGAAAAATATGGTGACATCGCTTCTTTAAATCAATTGCGTTCTTTAGTTCAACCTTTTATTTTGCGTCGACTGAAAACCGATCGCGACATTATTCAAGACTTGCCAGATAAGCAAGAAATGAATGTATTTTGTGGTCTGACTACCGAACAAGCTACACTTTATCAACAAGCAGTAGAGACATCTTTAACAGAAATTGA contains the following coding sequences:
- a CDS encoding cyanophycinase — its product is MTQAFPNIARWLKTVGSNLMKMGASIITRLTAYLKPNFQSNTLDVHPSLAGPVLNIGGGGIDVEEAIQWMINQVRGTTNHTSKVNVIVLRTYGDDDYNRLIYAMKGVNYVETLVISNKNDANKAEIVQKVRNADVIFFAGGDQCQYIRSWKNSKLETAIESVYAKGGAIGGTSAGAMIQSQYIYDACASSEEGIETKDALVDPYKDITFTYNLFPWKYLKGTIIDTHFDRRKRMGRIMAFIARQIQDGVSQSVLGIAISEETSVVVDKYGLAKVMGRGAAYFVLGDHQPEVCKPRTPLTFSDYKIWRVPYGDTFDLKNRPTRGYYLRSVRQGRFSSDPY
- a CDS encoding IscS subfamily cysteine desulfurase, whose translation is MSNHPIYLDCHATTPVDERVLAAMLPYFTEKFGNPSSISHVYGWEAEAAVKQTRETLAAAINATPEEIVFTSGATEANNLAIKGVAEAYFQKGQHIITIATEHSAVLDPCQYLKTLGFEITILPVKKDGIIDLTQLETAIRPETILVSVMAANNEIGVLQPLAEISAICRDRQVLFHTDAAQAIGKIPLDVEAMKIDLMSLTAHKVYGPKGIGALYVRRRNPRVQIAPQQHGGGHERGMRSGTLYTPQIVGFGKAVEIALTEQATETQRLTQLRQRLWEELSQVEKVHLNGNATQRLAGNLNISVEGVDGAALLLGLQPVMAVSSGSACSSTTTAPSHVLTALGHSEKLAYASVRFGIGRFNTQAEIDIVAKHAIATIQSLRKQATLV
- a CDS encoding restriction endonuclease subunit R encodes the protein MIQVIQAQNVGLAYLEERFNLQLAENDAFFTEWLEKLSEITVLEKQSLDKVKFHFLRLVKHPPLSEETVKLVVLSPILSLAGFYDEPFLIRSEQSIEISADDEGEVVRGRINILIIQEQLWLLVIESKKPSFSVLGAIPQALTYMLANPNPKKPVFGLVTNGSHFTFLKLAQEIINQYAMSDEFTLLKRENELYKVLSVLKKLSEILS
- a CDS encoding Uma2 family endonuclease, with product MSIPVLEQPTEEKLVTVRGISWEQFKIIEAQLESNREVRLTYLAGVMEIMSPVGDKHEYVKTTLGYLLEAYMKELGIRFYGRGGFTIEEPGYASGTPDESYCIGSNKETPDIVIEIIVTSGTINRKELYKPKKVPEVWFWKSNSIKIFRLTEQGEYCEVDRSGFFSDLDPTLLLHYIAMPDQYDAVQEFIQVVRNELNR
- a CDS encoding MogA/MoaB family molybdenum cofactor biosynthesis protein, producing the protein MTSQPHPNLPGISVTCAVVTVSDTRSPQTDKSGQLIQQLLLDANHTVAAYAIIKDEPAQIQAQIELLGQNTNLDVVIFNGGTGIAPRDTTYDAIEKLLEKTLPGFGELFRFLSYQEIGSRAIASRAVAGIYQQKLIFSLPGSSNAVQLGMEKIILPELTHLVNQMKAH
- the psb28 gene encoding photosystem II reaction center protein Psb28, which encodes MAKIQFSRGIDEEVIPEVRLTRSRSGDSGTATFIFTNPQILAQDSTEEVTGMYLIDEEGEIVTREVKGKFVNGKPEALEALHLMKSAEEWERFMRFMERYAAEHDLGFNKA
- a CDS encoding polyribonucleotide nucleotidyltransferase yields the protein MAEVDKSISFDGRDIRLKVGLLAPQAGGSVLIESGDTAVLVTATRSKGREGIDFLPLTVDYEERMYAAGRIPGGIMRREGRPPEKAILTSRLIDRPLRPLFPSWLRDDLQIIAVTLSMDELVPPDVLAVTGASIATLIAQIPFNGPMAAVRVGLVGDDFIINPTYAEAENGDLDLVVAGSPDGVIMVEAGANQLPERDIIEAIDFGYEAVRDLIKAQQDLVAELGLTLVQEEPPEVDQTLENYIRDRASDEIKKILAQFQFTKAERDDALDAVKETIATAIAELPEEDPIKVASTANTKALGNTFKGITKHFMRRQIIEDNVRVDGRKLDEVRPVSCQVGVLPQRVHGSGLFNRGLTQVLSTCTLGTPGDAQNLNDDLQTDQSKRYLHHYNFPPFSVGETKPLRAPGRREIGHGALAERSLLPVLPPKEQFPYVIRVVSEVLSSNGSTSMGSVCGSTLSLMDAGVPILKPVSGAAMGLIKEGDEVRVLTDIQGIEDFLGDMDFKVAGTDTGITALQMDMKISGLSLEVIAQAVHQAKSARLHILEKMLQTIEQPRIETSPYAPRLLTIKIDPDMIGLVIGPGGKTIKGITEETGAKIDIEDDGTVTISAVDESKAKKARNIVQGMTRKLHEGDVYAGRITRIIPIGAFVEFLPGKEGMIHISQLADYRVGKVEDEVAVGDEVIIKVREIDNKGRINLTRLGIHPDQAAAAREAAAVNR
- a CDS encoding DEAD/DEAH box helicase, with the protein product MAILHGNWLHKNQSSCLFIWGETWRSLRVNFQLDESTDIPLHPLAMTSVELSEWLQDSPKIKISHFMQSFQAAITSTNKKPKKTTSTEINLPKKCQIIALPTHISDNSKAANASMFPVHSANLGLEIDSPQYLQPWRVEGFCLNPSEAIKFLTSIPLNAANGEDASLGKDLRFWSQIARWSLDLISRSKFLPTIQRQSDSSIVAKWQVLLDSAIDGTRLEKFSAKMPLACCTYQESTESAEKYLAVDLPVEPQELLLEFLNNTIDAQVRGMVGSQPLIEAKVMASLPIVLRQWLQALTNASHPIDADVIGVERLEAALKAWMMPLQYQITGKKLFRTCLQLRSPESGETDWILAYFLQAADDPNFLIDAATIWNNPVEQLIYQNRTIDQPQETFLRGLGLASRLYPVIAPSLETASPQFCHLNPLQAYEFIKSVAWRFEDSGLGVILPPSLANREGWANRLGLKISAETQKQKQGRLGLQSLLNFQWQLAIGGQTISKTEFDRLVALNSPLVEINNEWVELRPQDIKTAQAFFASRKDKMALSLEDALRLSTGDTQAIEKLPVVSFEASGALQELIGTLANNQAIAPLPTPASFQGQLRPYQERGAAWLAFLERWGLGACLADDMGLGKTIQFIAFLLHLKEQDALEKPTLLVCPTSVLGNWEREVKKFAPSLKVLQYHGDKRPKGKAFTEAIKNQDLVITSYSLVYRDIKLLQSLSWQAIVLDEAQNVKNPEAKQSQAIRQLETTFRIALTGTPVENRLQELWSILDFLNPGYLGNRQFFQRRFAMPIEKYGDIASLNQLRSLVQPFILRRLKTDRDIIQDLPDKQEMNVFCGLTTEQATLYQQAVETSLTEIESAEGLQRRGMILALLVKLKQICNHPAQYLKAGTLEEHHSAKLQRLEEMLDVALAEGDRALIFTQFAEWGKLLKPHLEKQLGREILFLYGSTTKKQREEMIDRFQHDPQGPPIMILSLKAGGVGLNLTRANHVFHFDRWWNPAVENQATDRVFRIGQTRNVQVHKFVCTGTLEEKIHDMIESKKQLAEQVVSAGEEWLTEMDTDQLRNLLILDRSAVIEEDEG